A single Equus quagga isolate Etosha38 chromosome 8, UCLA_HA_Equagga_1.0, whole genome shotgun sequence DNA region contains:
- the GPR85 gene encoding probable G-protein coupled receptor 85, which translates to MANYSHAADNILQNLSPLTAFLKLTSLGFIIGVSVVGNLLISILLVKDKTLHRAPYYFLLDLCCSDILRSAICFPFVFNSVKNGSTWTYGTLTCKVIAFLGVLSCFHTAFMLFCISVTRYLAIAHHRFYTKRLTFWTCLAVICMVWTLSVAMAFPPVLDVGTYSFIREEDQCTFQHRSFRANDSLGFMLLLALILLATQLVYLKLIFFVHDRRKMKPVQFVAAVSQNWTFHGPGASGQAAANWLAGFGRGPTPPTLLGIRQNANTTGRRRLLVLDEFKMEKRISRMFYIMTFLFLTLWGPYLVACYWRVFARGPVVPGGFLTAAVWMSFAQAGINPFVCIFSNRELRRCFSTTLLYCRKSRLPREPYCVI; encoded by the coding sequence ATGGCGAACTATAGCCATGCAGCCGACAACATTTTGCAAAATCTTTCTCCTCTGACAGCCTTTCTGAAACTGACTTCCTTGGGTTTCATAATAGGAGTCAGCGTTGTGGGCAACCTTCTGATCTCCATTTTGCTAGTGAAAGATAAGACTTTGCATAGAGCACCTTACTACTTCCTGTTGGATCTTTGCTGTTCAGATATCCTCAGATCTGCAATTTGTTTCCCATTTGTATTCAACTCTGTCAAAAATGGCTCTACCTGGACTTATGGGACTCTGACTTGCAAAGTGATTGCCTTTCTgggggttttgtcctgtttccaCACTGCTTTCATGCTCTTCTGCATCAGTGTCACCAGATACTTAGCTATCGCCCATCACCGCTTCTATACAAAGAGGCTGACCTTTTGGACGTGTCTGGCTGTGATCTGCATGGTGTGGACTCTGTCTGTGGCCATGGCCTTCCCCCCAGTTTTAGATGTGGGCACTTACTCCTTCATTAGGGAGGAAGATCAATGCACCTTCCAACACCGCTCCTTCAGGGCTAATGATTCCCTAGGATTTATGCTGCTCCTTGCTCTCATCCTCCTAGCCACACAGCTTGTCTACCTCAAGCTGATATTTTTTGTCCACGACCGAAGGAAAATGAAGCCAGTCCAGTTTGTAGCAGCAGTCAGCCAGAACTGGACTTTTCATGGCCCCGGAGCCAGTGGCCAGGCAGCTGCCAATTGGCTAGCAGGATTTGGAAGGGGTCCCACACCACCCACTTTGCTGGGCATCAGGCAAAATGCAAACACCACGGGCAGAAGAAGGCTATTGGTCTTAGATGAGttcaaaatggagaaaagaatcagCAGAATGTTCTATATCATGACTTTCCTCTTCCTAACCTTGTGGGGCCCCTATCTGGTGGCCTGTTATTGGAGAGTTTTTGCAAGAGGGCCTGTAGTACCAGGGGGATTTCTAACAGCTGCTGTCTGGATGAGTTTTGCCCAAGCAGGAATCAATCCTTTTGTCTGCATTTTCTCCAACAGGGAGCTGAGGCGCTGTTTCAGCACAACCCTTCTTTACTGCAGAAAATCCAGGTTACCAAGGGAACCTTACTGTGTTATATGA